Part of the Limihaloglobus sulfuriphilus genome is shown below.
TTATAACACTTCAAACGAGAAGGGCGGCCTTGAGCTGTCAATGCCGGTTGGCGCGTACAGAGATTCGACCGTGTCGAAATACAGCTATTTTGACCAGCGGTTCGAAGTGGTGGACTTTGACAATGACGGCGAAATAGAGGTGATTGTCGGCTCAAACCCCGGCGTTACTGTTTTGTGCGAGGTCGAAGAAGGTCTGCTTGTAGAAGATAGCATTCTGGAGTTTGAAGGGGCTAACCTCTGGGCGGAAAGCCTGGTTGTTCCGTCAATTGCAGATTTAAACAGAGACGGCTTATGGGATGTAGTCTTAGGCGATTCTTCAGGGTTTTTGAGTTATTTTAAAAACACCGGCACAACCCAACAGCCTGTATTCGCTCCAAGAGAAAAGCTGAAGGCCGGCGGCGCGGTTTTCCGCCCGATTGCCGGTTACAGCGGTTCGATTCAGGGGCCCAACGAGGCCCGCTGGGGCTATCTGGCACCGAATGTCTGTGATTTTGACGGAGACGGCAAACCCGATGTAGTTTTAAGCGATATAACGGGTTATAATTACTGGCTTAGGAATATTTCACGGGACAAAGGCGGCTATGAGTTTACCAGCCCACAGCAGCTCCAGGTAGATACCTGGCCTCTGAAAATACGCTGGAGGACGCGGCCGGCTATGTGGTATTTTGAACAAGAAGATAAAATGCCCCCGGCTATTGTAACAAGCGACGAATACGGCTTTATAACTATGTACGAGCGTGATTTCATCGAAGGCCCCGCGGGACTCAAACCGGGCACAAGGCTTAAATACACCGACGGCAGGGAAATCAAAATTGACGGGCCGTCCGGTTATAACGGTAGGAGCAAGTTCTGCGCCGCCGACTATAACGGCGACGGCAGGCTCGATCTGCTTATCGGCCAGCCCAGAAGGGGCGGTCTGATAAACGCGGGCCGGCGGTATGACCTGGCCGATGCGGACGCCGCGTATGTCGCCCTGCTGATAAACGCCGGCAGTAATCGGCAGCCTCGTTTTGAGCCGGCTAAGCCCTTGACATTGGCCAACGGCGAGATACTATACTTTGGAAACCACTCTTGCTCGCCGGCGGTTATGGATGTTGACGGTGATGGTAAATTAGACGTATTTATTGGGACTGAAAGAGGTTATGTTCGCTGCTATAACCGTTCGATGTTCGAGGACAGCTCTCAGTTAATCAGTGTCCCGGAATTATAAATCAGGAATTTTAATGAAAAAACAATTTTCAAAAGATGTATGCTCGGTAATGCTGACATCCTTCAATGATGATAAAAGCATTGACCTTAACGGATTACGAAGTCTGATAGACTTTTATATAGATAACGGCTGTAATGCGCTCTTCGCCGCCTGTTCTTCAAGTGAGGTTCTCTACTTAACCAGGGACGAGATCGTAACTCTCTGCCGCGAAACTGTTGATTATACCGCCGGCAGGGCGGAAGTCTTCGGCGGGGCGATATGCCAGAGCAGTCTTGCCGAACAGGCCGAGCTGATTAAGATGATCAAAGATGCCGGAATTGAGGTGCCTGTGATTACTACAAATCAGCTCTGCAAAGAAGATGACCCGTCAGATGTCTGGAAAGACAACCTGCTCAGGCTGCTTGAAATGACTGACGGGCCTCTGGGTATGTATGAATCGCCGTTTCCGTTTGTAAGGCTGCTCAGCACAGATGAAATGCAGCTTGTTGTAGATTCGGGCAGGTTTGCTTTCTTCAAGGACACATGCTGCAATATTGATGGATTAAAGGAAAAGATTCAAATCAAAGACGGTTCTTCGATGGCTTTCTATAATGCAAACGTGGACACTCTCGTTGGTTCTCTCGATGAGGGCGCAGACGGATATTGCGGCACCGCGGCTAATTTTTATCCGGAGGTAATCAGGCTTATCTGCGATAATCATGCTGACCATGACCTGATCAAGCCGGCGTTCGACTTTATCCGCAAGGGTGAAGACGCGTTCAAGAATACCTATCCGCTGGCGGCAAAATATTTCCTTCAGAAGAGGGGAGTTGATATGAAACTCAACTGCCGAACAGAAGTAAAGACTCTGGCTTCTAAGGATGAGCAAATGCTTTCAACCTTACTCTCTGATATGCATGATGTCCTTAAAATCTATGAACAAAAATCATGTACATCGGAAAAGTAAATCTTTGATAATTCAAAAAGGCAGGAACTATGCGGCTCCTGCCTTTTTTTTCTGTTGAAATTTTCGGACTCAAGAAAGTTTTACAGAGTGAATGTTTCCTTGAGTGCTGTGATGTCCGCCGCGTTATTTGCGTTTTCTGATCAGAAGGCTGCCCGCCGCCAGAATAATTAATGAGGCAGGTTCGGGCACCAGCATAACATTGTCAACAAACATACCGCCTACTTGATAATAGTTGTTTTTGAACCCTGTGGCGATTATGGCAACATTGTCCAGGTTCATTCCTGCTGAAGTGTATGTGTCAAAATCAATTTCAAGTGTCAACGGGCCGGTGCCGCTGGCTGTATAGCCGCCGCCGGAATTATCGTATTCTGCGCTCAACACAGTCTGGCCCCAGCAGTCGAATAACGTTACATATGCCAGTCCGCCCGAGCCGTCGAGATATTCCAGGCCGGGTTCAGTCTTAGACGGTATGTACAGATCAACTGAGATGGCTGTATGTCCTTGTGCGCGGAAGTTCACACCGTAATTGTTCCAGGAAGCGCCTGGGACTGAGTATTTGGTTTGCGTCCAGTACGGGTCGCCGCCGACAATTTCAAAGAGCATCTGATTGCTGCCGTTGATATTTACGATCGATTCTGTAGCTGCGCCCCCGTTTGTCTGCACGACCCAGGCCGCATTCAGGGCGGCATCGTCTGCGTATGACTCGAAATCATCAATCATGAGGTTTGCCCCGCAGGCAAATCCGGCGAACACTGCCATTACTAAAACAACTGCATTTTTCATTTTTGTTCTCCTTTCAAAGAAAACATTAAGTAAAATTATCTATGGCGCCAACACGGCACCTCTTTTCCTATTCATTAAGCCGCCAGTCCCCGGGTATCAGGGCAAAATCTTCCCAGCTGACTTTATTGTCATTATTCAAATCAAGATCAAAGTCAGGAACATCGGCAAGCCAGCCGCCTGCAAATATTCTTAAATCTTCTCCGTCAGAAATCCCGTCACCATTAAAATCTCCAAAGTCAGTATCTCCCCGCTTAAGTGAGACTGTCAGCACTGTATCGCAGGGCAGGCTGATTTCTACCCTGTTGCCGTAAAGTGCATACAGGATTGAACCGTTGGAAACAGTTCCGTTGATGTATGCCGAGCCGCGTGATGACACAAAGTCGCCAGTGCCTGCAAACTCTACACTTAACGTTTTCTCATATTCAGTCCCGTTCACCGCTGCCAGATAAACCTTGTCAAGATGTTTGAAGGCAGCCGTGTATATCCCGCTTTGAGGCTGCACCGGCGCCGCGAGCACTAAACTTTCCGGCGGCAGTTGGCCAAAGAGTGTCTTTACGGCGAAATATGCCGGCCGTTTGGTACTGCCGTCACTGCCGCGTCTTTGCAGGCCCCAGCCGTCATCTGACCAGTACTGATCAGCGGCTTCCCACAGCAGAAGGGCATTTGCCCCGCCTTTAAGCATGGAGAGGCTGTTCTCGAAAACCCTTGCGGCAAAAGCCGGCTCGTCAGAGGCTGAGTAGCTGTATCCTCCGCCGGGGGATGGGTATTGCTCGCCGTGAAAAAAACGGGCTCCAGTCATATATTCAGTTATAAATATTGGTTTTGTGCCGCTCGGGTCTTTGGCCCTGACGGCATCAATGAAATCTGTCCATCGATGTCTTAAAAAATCCGGCGCGCAATCAGGCTCAAAGCTCTCGTCCCAGGCATGGGTTGAGAAGCCGCCCAGAGATGAAACCGCATCATCATCTAAAGCCCCAATCCAGTTTTCGCCGCCGTCGTCATGGTCAAGGTACGCAAGTCCCGGGCCGATTATCGGCACATCGGCAAAGCCCCGCTCGTCCAGCTCCTGCCGCACAAGTTTCAATATATCATTGTAGTCTTGCGGAGGTACCTTGCAATTCCAGGTTCCCTCGGGCTCGTTAAACATTTCGATATAGTCCGCTCTGATATCATGACACGCCAGATAGTTCAGTACAGCTCCCCAGAGCATTGCGTAATCACTGTGGTTATCACTTCGCAGTTTCCCGTAAAGGTCCCGCCACCGGTCTGGAACGTGAAACTGTACAAATATCGATTGTACGTTTTGCCTTTTGAGCATTTCAAAAGACGCTTGCATATTGCTGAGTCTTGCCTGGCTGTAATTCTCCGCAACAAATTTATCAAAAGAACTCCGAAGCCCGTCAGTCGGAGGAGCCTGTCCTATTGAAGACCACGAAGGTCCCGGATCAAGGCGCACAAACCCCATTTTCAAGTCTGCCGGCAAAGGCTCAACACTTGAATCGCCCGACCAGATTTGAGCTCCAATTCCCATAAACTTATGGGAGACCGCGTGTAAATCGTAATTAAGCACAGTCTCAGCCGCCGCGGCGGCCGCAATAAAACTCAAAGCTGCTAATAATATAATTCGTCCCACCAACATCAATACTGCTTTCTCAAAAAATTCCTGCACGGCACGCGGCTATCCGTAACCGTGTTTTTTTCTCAATGATCGTAAAAATAGTATCTCCACCACGGATCTTTGTTTGTGTCTGGTTTTCTGTACTGCTCAAAGTTGTCCGGCTCAACTGTAACATGCCCGTCAACCCAGGCGATATTTCCTTTGCCGTACCAGTCGTCTGCTTTCTTCTGATGCCAGCGTGTGCGGAAACGATAGGTTGGAGAGAACGAGAGCGGATCTTTATGGGGGTTGAATGTCCAGCTGAACGCCTGGTAATATTCATGGTCAATAAAATACACCGTTTCCTGGGGTTGACGGATGTTGACAATTTTTGTTACTCCGTGTTCTGTCCAGAAAATATTCGTGGCGTCTTTGCGTTCGCGGGAATCGTATCCATACAGTGATCCCTTTGACGGGCCTGCTGTTCCGGGCGAGCCTTCATTGTATGGGCTGAGATTGAGGCAGATATAGCCGTTGGCAGCATAGGTGAATTTTTTCGCGTCGGTTGAAAAATTCGGATCCACCTGGAAGAAATCGGCGGCGTTTGCAGACGGGCAGACGAAAGAATCGTTTTCAGTTTTCTTTGACGCCTCTACGTAAGGGCATATGGAGCTTTCTTTTTCGTTTTCGCCGGGGTCCTTGTACCAGTCGCCGGCGATTGCCCAGCCGTCATTGTCTTCTGACCAGAGAATCGAGCCTATAACAAGTGTTTTGAGGTTGCTTCTGCAGACAACCATTTTTGCGAGCTCTCTTGCCCGCCCGAGTGCCGGCAGCATTATTGCCATCAGCAAAGCGATGATTGATATTACTACCAGCAGTTCAATCAGAGTAAAACCTTTTTTGAATTTCATTTTAAAACTCGTAATTAAATTATTCTTGTTTTAATTTCCAGTCCAGTCTGCACCCATTATCGCAAAATCAAGCAGATCAATTACGCAGTCGCTGTTGAGGTCAGTTTTTATCTCGGCGGTGCATTCAGCAGTTTCTGCCAACTTTATTGCGTCAAAATCGATAATTCCTGTACGGGCGTCTGACCTGTCCCAGCTGCCGCAGCCAATCCCGACAACACGGATATCCGTCAAAACAGAGCTGTCAACCGTGCCCTCGCCTTGGTACCCTTTGAGCTGGTCAAGGTCAATAACCCACTCATCCCATGTATCCGCGGGGCTTACAACAGCTCCTCCGCTCTGGTGCCAGGCTTCGGCTTTTACAGTTCCCGCCGCGTTCCTGAATTTTATGTAAAAGAGGCTTTCGGCTGTGTTTCCGGCATGTCGATATACTTGCATTGAGAGCGTGTCATAGCCGGAGAGATCCGTTTCAGAGCCGATATCGTAAAGGATTGTCGTGTAGTTGTTGTTCTCGATTGTCGGCGGCTCGGGGAGCTCATAACTCCAGCGAAGCGCTGCGCTGCCTTCGTAAGCGTTGTCGGTTAGGGCAATGGTGCCCGTGCCGTTATAATCTTCGGAAGGCTCGCCCACAGACCACGCGGGCCCGATTCCGCTTTCAAAGTCGTCGATGTTCATTTCTGTTTCGCCAGCGGCCTGTCGGTTGTCCGTTAGCCAGTCCGCGGCAAGCACCCTGAAGTCCCGGGCATCTATCGCGACATCACCATTGTAGTTAGCCGCGGCGGCTATCAGCTGTATTTCCGCAGGGCTAAGGGCTGTTGTCCAGAGCTGGAAGTTGTCTATATACGCCGGCTCAGATTCCTTGCCCAGGTACGTGCCGTTGTTCTGGTAACCTATGTATGAGGATTCTATTGGTGTTTTATTGTCGCCTCTCTGGCTCGCGGCCTGGTCAGCCAGCTCACCGTCAACGTAGAACTTGACACCCGAGCTGTTTGCTGTAACTGCTATATGATGCCACTCGAAATTCAGTACCCCCGAAGCGCTAGTCATGAGGTAATAGACCATGTCCCAGTAGCGGTCTTTGCTGTAAATCTTGAACACGCCCTGGTTATCTACGACATCGCCGCGTATAATGAATTCGCTGCCGTCGGAGCCTTTTTCCTGGTAAAATGCCGTTGTATAAGCCTGCCATCCGGCATTGAGCCAAAAGCATACAGAATATTCAGGCCCGTTTGAGACGGATACAGGCAGGTCAACCTTTTGTTCGCCGACAAACTTTAAAGCTCCGTCAACGAGGAAGTCATAGGGCGAGCCGACCCAGTGGTCGAAATACGCGTCAAAACCGTTGCCGCTGTGGTCAGGTATCGTTGCGTCGCTGCCCAAATCGTCCATTATATACCGTGCATAAACTTCTGGTTCTGGTATAAACTCGGGTATAATAAGGTTTTCGATTTCCGCTTCGGTCAAAGCGTCGTCCCATATCGTGAATTCATCGAACTTGCCCGCAAAGAAAGTGCTCCAGCCGGGGTTTGAGGGGATACGGATTTCCCCGGGAGCATCCGTAAACGTGAACGCCTTCTTTGACAGGAGTGTGCCGTTTTTGTAAACCCGCACATCAGTACCGTCATAGGTTGTTGTCATCATCTGCCACTTGCCGGGTTCCCAGTAGTCTGGAGTGGAAAGAAAATTTCCATCGCCGTCTGTAAAAACAATTCTTGAGAATTCGCCCGCCGAATAGAGCGAGCGTGAAGTACCGCCGGTAGTACCGAATGGTTTCTGGCCAAGGGCATACACAACGTTCCAGTCAGCGGGAAGCGTATCAGAATATACCCAGACGTTTACAGACCATGTATCTGCCGCTCCAAAAGGCAGCAGGGCGGTGTTAATGCCGGTTTTGTAGGCACAAGTGCTGCCGTCAGAGACAAGTGCCTGTCCGTCAACGCCCGTGTCGTAACCTATTCCCTGGTAGTCGTTTGCATGAATACCATTAGGCCCTGTGTCGTTGAGGTTGCCGTCAAATTTCCATTCTAATACCTTGTTTGCCGCTTCGGTGCCGGCAATTGTAACAAAAGAAATCAGCAAAATACAAACCAGTGAATTCTTAAACATTTTAACCTCCGTTTTAATTTCAGTTTACTGGTGGTGCTGTGGAATTCCTCAATATAAAATCACAGCCTACCCTTACCGTATGGGCAGAGCCTGTTTCTTTATTTTCTATTCTGTTTATAAGCATCCTGCCGGCATGGTGACCTACTTCTATGCCCCGCTGCATGACTGTTGTCAGGGGCGGCCTCATTTTCTTTGTGAAATCAAGACCGGAAAATCCGACAACGGAAAGCTCTTGGGGTATTTTTATTCCCAGCTCGGAGGCGGCGTTGTAAACATCTGTGGCAAGGTGGTCTGTCTCGGCAAAAACCGCGGTTGGGCGGTTCTTATCAGAGAGCATTCTCAGAGCAACCTCGATACCGTCGGTTTCGTCATCGTTTAGGTGCCATATACTGTATTCAACATCTTTGGCAGTGGTGTAAACCGCGAATTCAAAATACTTTGTACGCATAAGCTGCCAGCTTCTGGCGGATTTCTGGAACTCCGAAAAACATGCTATTTTCTTATGACCAAGACCGATAAGATGCTCTGCTACAAGTTTTCCGCCCTGTTCCTCGTCGGTTTGTACCGAATCTACGCCTTCCTTTTCCGGCAGAGCGTGGTCTATGACAACAAAAGGTATATTTATGTTGCTAAGCTCACGTATATTGGCTCTGTATGTTTCAGCAAAATCAGGCCAGGCAATGAGTCCCTCTACCCTGTGGCCGATCAGTTTGCGGATATGTTCAAGCCCCTGGGTTTCGTTGGAGAATTTATTTGAATCTCCTGCCCACAGAGTAATCGGCATATAGTCGGCATCGGTGAGCTCCTGATGTATTCCGGAGAGGACGTTGGTCCAGTATGAGTCAAAAGGCGGCACAAGCACCCCGATAGTTCGGGTTTTGCCGGTCTGCATACTCTGTACAAGCAGGTTTTGCTGCCAGCCGAGCTCTCTGGCAGCCTGAAAAACACGTTTTTTGGTGTCTTCGTGGAATCTGCCGTTGCCGTTTCGAAGTATAATAGAGGCGGTGGTCAAGGATACGTTTGCCTCTTTTGCAACGTCTTTAAGCTGAGGAACTGTTTTTTTGTTTTTACTCACTGACATTTTATTACTCTTTTTGCACGTGATAAAGCACTTTATCGAAGTCTAACTATTGCGGCCTCGAATGTCAAGTGTTTTAATAAAAAAATTTGATAAAATACTTTATCAGGCAAAAAAATGCTGTTATTTTTAAAATTATATTGATTTAAACCGTACCTGTGATATGTTTTAAATATTGATAAAGTGTTTTATCAATCGTTTAATAGTGTTTTTTTAGGTTAGATTGTTCGTTGTATGCCTGTAATTCAGGCAATATCAGTTATTTGCGGCATTATTTCGCCTGTTTCTCCAGAGCTTAGCATGAACATCTCCAGCCGGATAAATTTAGAGGCCTGGCTTGACATGGCGAATAAATGCATTTTAATAGACAGCTAAATTATTACAAAACATTGTGGAGGTTTGCACTTTGAATTATCTTGGGACTCTGGACTATGCTGTAATCGGCTCTTATCTTTTTGTGCTTGTAGTAATGGGGTTTTACCTCCAGAAAAAGGCCTCCGCGTCGATGGATGATTATTTCCTCGCCGGCAAATCGCTGCCATGGTGGGCAATCGGCATTTCCGGCATGGGCTGGTCACTAGACATCACCGGCACAATGCTTATCGTTTCGCTGCTTTATATACTTGGCCCACGCGGGCTGTTTGTGGAGTTTCGCGGCGGGGTGCCGCTGGGACTTATATTTGTCATGGCGTGGACGGGTAAATGGCATCGCCGCTCAAACTGCATGACAGGTGCCGAATGGCAGGCGTACCGATTCGGCCCGGGATTGCCGGGCAGTTTTGCCAGGGTTCTTTCTGCTGTCGCAGGCATTGTATTTACCCTGGGTATGCTCGCTTATCTGGTTAAGGGCGTGGGGCTTTTCCTTTCTACGTTTATACCTGTACTTACTCCGCTTCAATGTTCCCTTATAATGGTAGGTGTAGCAACACTTTACACGGTTACTTCGGGTTTCTATGGAGTGGTTTACAGTGATATTTTTCAGGCGTTTCTGATATTTGCCGGAATAATTGTTGTAACAGTTATTGCCGTTACAAATGTCTCGAGCGGCCAGGAGCTTGCCGAATTGAGCGGCCGGATAAGCGGCAACAGTGACTGGATGACAAGCCTGCCGCAGATACAAACAGACATGCCCAGGGCTTATGAAATGTATGAATGTCTGCTGATGTTTACTATGTTCCTCGTTTTGCGAAACCTTATCAACGGATTCGCCTCCGGAAATACGCCGCAGTATTTCGCGGCTAAAAATGAGCGTGAGTGCGGCCGCATCGCGTGTCTGTGGTCTTCTCTGCTGATGTTCCGCTGGCCGATGATGATAGGTTACGCGATTCTGGGGCTTTACCTGGTAGAGGGGATGTTTCCGGATATGGCTGTGCTTGACCAGGCGGTTCAGCTGATTCATCAGAACCTGCCCGATATTCCCAAGGCCCAGTGGCCTGATACCCTTTCCAGGATTGCGAACAATTCCGTGGATTATCCTCAAATTGCAGCCGGCCTTGAGCAGATTTTAGGCGGCAGCTGGAGAGAAACTATTCATATGCTGAGTTTTGAGGGCGGGGTAAACGCTGAGAAGGTACTGCCCGCTGTTTTGCTTCACTATGTGCCGGTAGGTTTTAAGGGGCTTATCCTTGTAACGCTCATCGCGGCATCGATGTCAACATTTGACTCTACTATAAACCTTGCCGCTCCGCTGTTCACAAGAGATATTTATCAAACTTATTTCCGGCCAAAATCTTCAAACAAAGAGCTGCTGACAGTAACATACATATTCACGGTTTTGCTGGTAGCGACCGGCTTCTTGATGGGATACACGACTAAAAGCATCAATGAAATATGGGGCTGGGTAACCATGGGGCTCGGTTCCGGTCTTGCCGTGCCCGGGATGCTGCGGCTGTACTGGTGGCGGTTTAACGGGCAGGGGTTCGCAATCGGGACATTTGCCGGCATGGCCGCGGCGATAATTCAAAAGCTAATCTGGCCGGAGCTTGCCGAGCAGTGGCAGTTTGTTATATTGACTATAATATCTCTAACCTTCACGATTGCAGGTACATACATGACGAAACCCACGGACCGCAGCGTGTTGGAGAATTTCTACAAGACGACACGCCCGTTTGGATTATGGGGGCCGTTCAGGGATACTCTGCCGCCAACAGTCCAGACGGCGCTGAAAAAAGAAAACCGAAACAGCCTTGTCAGCCTGCCGTTTATTTTTGTCTGGATGATTTCACTCTACATGATGCCTATGCAGCTTATGATACGCGATTTCAGGGCTTTCGGCATATCGCTGATTTTCTTCGCCGTTGCAGTGGCGGGCATATTTAAATTCTGGGTGGGCAACCATCACTCTACTGATGCACTCGAAGCACTTGAGGCGGGAAAATGAAGTACGCGGCGTTAATTTTATTGCTGGTTTGTGCCGTGGATGGCTTTGGGCTTACCCCCAGAGTTGCCTTTGTGGGTGAAAATCCTGTTCTGGAAAAGCGGCTTAATGAAAGCGGGTTCACCGTTACAGCATTAACATTTGACCAGCTTTGCGACGGGCATCAGTTCAGCCGCGAGAAGTATGATATACTTTTGCTTACGGACAGTGAGAGGTTTCCCCAGGATGCCGGTGAAAATCTGCTGGGGTTCCTTCGAGAGGGCGGCTCGCTCGCGGCTTTGGGCGGCTGCGCGTTTTCCCGGCCCTTGTACAAATCCGCAGGCCGCCGGCTCAGCAAGGATGAGGTCTTAACCGCTTCTTTGGAATTTTCCGGAGTAGAGAACTGCGACGCCTTCATTGATTCGATTGAGCGAAAGGCAGAATTGACAAGAAGCTGTGACAACATGGACAGGCCCGGCAGAGTGGAAGTTGTCAATACTGGTCAAGCCCGATACCTGCGGTTTCATGTCGCCGACTTTACACGATGGGACACTTTCAGGCTGCCCTTTCGCGGCAAAGCCGGAGCCAACGCCCTTGTTCTTACTACACGTTCGGTTTCAGGGCTCTCCGAGATAATGGTTGAAGTGCGTGAATCAGACTCCAGCAGATGGATGGCACGTGTGCCCGCCCAGCGTGACTGGCAAACCCATACAATTCTTGAGAGCAGTTTTGTGTTTATCCCCGACGGCTCGCCGCCTAACCGAGGCAAACGCGGCGATTTTCCGGATATGTCAAAACTTGAGTTCATTCAGTACGGCCTGGTCTTTGACTATTCTCCGCAAAAGCAGGGAGATTATACCTTCAGCATTGGCAATGCCGCTACAGTGAAGATTGATTTGCCGGAGGGGTTTGGAAAGCCGGTTACCCCAAAAAGGCTGCCGATTTTTTACGATGAACCGGCAAACCGCTATAAAGACGCGGTTTCAATATCGAGATTTGAAGAAAACGCCAAGCCGCTGAGTATGACCCTAAGCGGCATATCGGCCATCGGTTACCCACTGACCGGAGCGTCTGAATATGTTCCGATGCTTGCGGTATATGATGAGTATCAGCGGCGATGCGGTTTCGCGGCGGGTGCACTTGTGCATTACGGCGGAGAGTTCGCCGGCGGTGTCTGGTATATAAGCGGCGTAGAAGGGCAGGAGTTCTACTCAAATGATATATTCATGGATTCACTGCTTGAAGCGTTTGAGCAATTTGATGCTGGTTATATAGCAGCTTTGAAAGAGAAGGACAGCCTGGCGCGTAAAGAAAGATTGCCCAAACCGGAATCAAAAATGTCAAAAATCAGCGTTTCTGAAGATGGAAAAACGCTGGTCCGGCCGGACGGTAAAGAATTTTTTATTCTTGGAGTAAACTATATCGGTTCATTTGACTGCAAATGCTCTCAAGCCTCGGAGAATTTCAA
Proteins encoded:
- a CDS encoding dihydrodipicolinate synthase family protein, with protein sequence MKKQFSKDVCSVMLTSFNDDKSIDLNGLRSLIDFYIDNGCNALFAACSSSEVLYLTRDEIVTLCRETVDYTAGRAEVFGGAICQSSLAEQAELIKMIKDAGIEVPVITTNQLCKEDDPSDVWKDNLLRLLEMTDGPLGMYESPFPFVRLLSTDEMQLVVDSGRFAFFKDTCCNIDGLKEKIQIKDGSSMAFYNANVDTLVGSLDEGADGYCGTAANFYPEVIRLICDNHADHDLIKPAFDFIRKGEDAFKNTYPLAAKYFLQKRGVDMKLNCRTEVKTLASKDEQMLSTLLSDMHDVLKIYEQKSCTSEK
- a CDS encoding LacI family DNA-binding transcriptional regulator encodes the protein MSVSKNKKTVPQLKDVAKEANVSLTTASIILRNGNGRFHEDTKKRVFQAARELGWQQNLLVQSMQTGKTRTIGVLVPPFDSYWTNVLSGIHQELTDADYMPITLWAGDSNKFSNETQGLEHIRKLIGHRVEGLIAWPDFAETYRANIRELSNINIPFVVIDHALPEKEGVDSVQTDEEQGGKLVAEHLIGLGHKKIACFSEFQKSARSWQLMRTKYFEFAVYTTAKDVEYSIWHLNDDETDGIEVALRMLSDKNRPTAVFAETDHLATDVYNAASELGIKIPQELSVVGFSGLDFTKKMRPPLTTVMQRGIEVGHHAGRMLINRIENKETGSAHTVRVGCDFILRNSTAPPVN
- a CDS encoding sodium:solute symporter family transporter; the encoded protein is MNYLGTLDYAVIGSYLFVLVVMGFYLQKKASASMDDYFLAGKSLPWWAIGISGMGWSLDITGTMLIVSLLYILGPRGLFVEFRGGVPLGLIFVMAWTGKWHRRSNCMTGAEWQAYRFGPGLPGSFARVLSAVAGIVFTLGMLAYLVKGVGLFLSTFIPVLTPLQCSLIMVGVATLYTVTSGFYGVVYSDIFQAFLIFAGIIVVTVIAVTNVSSGQELAELSGRISGNSDWMTSLPQIQTDMPRAYEMYECLLMFTMFLVLRNLINGFASGNTPQYFAAKNERECGRIACLWSSLLMFRWPMMIGYAILGLYLVEGMFPDMAVLDQAVQLIHQNLPDIPKAQWPDTLSRIANNSVDYPQIAAGLEQILGGSWRETIHMLSFEGGVNAEKVLPAVLLHYVPVGFKGLILVTLIAASMSTFDSTINLAAPLFTRDIYQTYFRPKSSNKELLTVTYIFTVLLVATGFLMGYTTKSINEIWGWVTMGLGSGLAVPGMLRLYWWRFNGQGFAIGTFAGMAAAIIQKLIWPELAEQWQFVILTIISLTFTIAGTYMTKPTDRSVLENFYKTTRPFGLWGPFRDTLPPTVQTALKKENRNSLVSLPFIFVWMISLYMMPMQLMIRDFRAFGISLIFFAVAVAGIFKFWVGNHHSTDALEALEAGK
- a CDS encoding LamG domain-containing protein, which gives rise to MFKNSLVCILLISFVTIAGTEAANKVLEWKFDGNLNDTGPNGIHANDYQGIGYDTGVDGQALVSDGSTCAYKTGINTALLPFGAADTWSVNVWVYSDTLPADWNVVYALGQKPFGTTGGTSRSLYSAGEFSRIVFTDGDGNFLSTPDYWEPGKWQMMTTTYDGTDVRVYKNGTLLSKKAFTFTDAPGEIRIPSNPGWSTFFAGKFDEFTIWDDALTEAEIENLIIPEFIPEPEVYARYIMDDLGSDATIPDHSGNGFDAYFDHWVGSPYDFLVDGALKFVGEQKVDLPVSVSNGPEYSVCFWLNAGWQAYTTAFYQEKGSDGSEFIIRGDVVDNQGVFKIYSKDRYWDMVYYLMTSASGVLNFEWHHIAVTANSSGVKFYVDGELADQAASQRGDNKTPIESSYIGYQNNGTYLGKESEPAYIDNFQLWTTALSPAEIQLIAAAANYNGDVAIDARDFRVLAADWLTDNRQAAGETEMNIDDFESGIGPAWSVGEPSEDYNGTGTIALTDNAYEGSAALRWSYELPEPPTIENNNYTTILYDIGSETDLSGYDTLSMQVYRHAGNTAESLFYIKFRNAAGTVKAEAWHQSGGAVVSPADTWDEWVIDLDQLKGYQGEGTVDSSVLTDIRVVGIGCGSWDRSDARTGIIDFDAIKLAETAECTAEIKTDLNSDCVIDLLDFAIMGADWTGN
- a CDS encoding type II secretion system protein, with product MKFKKGFTLIELLVVISIIALLMAIMLPALGRARELAKMVVCRSNLKTLVIGSILWSEDNDGWAIAGDWYKDPGENEKESSICPYVEASKKTENDSFVCPSANAADFFQVDPNFSTDAKKFTYAANGYICLNLSPYNEGSPGTAGPSKGSLYGYDSRERKDATNIFWTEHGVTKIVNIRQPQETVYFIDHEYYQAFSWTFNPHKDPLSFSPTYRFRTRWHQKKADDWYGKGNIAWVDGHVTVEPDNFEQYRKPDTNKDPWWRYYFYDH